CCCGTGCGGTGGGCCTCCACCAGCACCCCCAGCGCCTCCCGGCAGACAGGGTCCGCCTCCCGCTGCTCACAGCACCGGTGCTTCCTGTTCGGCTCCCTCCAGCGCCACAGCGGATCCTTCCGCGCGCGGTACGCCTCGCAATCGAGCCCCTCGAACGAGGTCCCGGTGAGCGGCCCTCGCTGGTCGATGTGGAACTCCAGCCCTCTCGCCGGACCGGGCGCGCCCCGGGCGAAGGCGGTGTAGCCCGCCGCCGGGTCCAACATGTCGATGCCGTAGACGAAGTGACAGCCGCCGATCCGGTAGGGCTCATCCACCCGGGGCCGCTTGCCATCGGGGCAGGGCAGGGGCTCGAACCCCACCATGTGGAAGGCGGGGTTGTAGTACGGGAACGAGCCCTGGGCGGCGGACTCCGTCTGGAGCTGGAAGAGGTACCGCAGCTCGCACAGTCCCTCCTCGCGAAGCTCCTGCTCCGAGGGGGCCGCGTGGGCCACGAGGCTCGTGAGCAGCAGCCCGAGCATGGGCCCACGCCAGCTCCAGGGACGGCGGCTCAGGGATCGCCCTTCGCCGGTCCCTCGCTGCCCACCGGCGACAGCTTCGCCGACCAGGAGCCCGCGTGCTCGTGAGGCATCAGCTCTCGCGGCGAGCGGTAGTACTGCACCGGCGAGTCGTGCAGGAAGTTCGACACCCGGCTCGTGTACAGACACGCGTAACGCTCCACCTGCTCGCCGAACCGGCTGTTCTCGTGCCCCTCCTTGAAGAGCAGGCCCCAGTACGGGTTGAAGCCTTCCTCCACCTCGCACTCCAGCGTGTCCGCGATCTCCGTCGCCTCGCGCAACGCCCAGCGCAGCTTGTCCAGCTCCGCCTTCACCTTCCGCCGCTCCTCCTCCAACCGCGCTGTCGCCTCCGGCTCCAGGTCCCCGCGCTCCAGCTTCCGGTCCAGCACGTTGAGCTGGCCCTTGTGGTGCGCCACCTCGTCGTCCAGCCGCTCCCGCGCCAGCTCCACGTCGGCCAGCCGTAGGATCCGCTCGCGCTGGCCGTCCGTGTAGGTGATCTCGTCCTCGATCTCCTGCACCACCATGCACGTGCGCCACAGCGAGGTCTTCTTCGACTTGAGGATGTCCCCGTAGATGTGATCGCCCACGTACAGCACGCACTCGCCCGCGTAGCCCGTCTGCTGCTCGAACTGCAGCAGGTTGCCGCCCTGGTACACCTTGCCGCGCTCCACGCTCGTGGCCTGGCCCACCACCCGCGCCTCCTCGCCCGGGCCGGCCGTCTCCAGCTCCAGGAAGGGCCGCTGCTCGGAGAAGAACGCCGGCTTGGCCGCCAGCGTCACGATGTAGTCGAAGTAGTTGCGCCAGCTGGGGTACTCCGCCAGCTGCCCGTCCAGCAGGTAGCGCATCACCGCGTCCGTGTAGTCCCACGCCGAGTTCGTCAGCAGGAACAGCCGCTTGCCTCCCGAGCGCAGCTTGTGCAGCGCCGGGCCCAGCTCCGGATCCTGGAAGATGTAGCGCCCCAGCTCCTTGCGCACCTCGCGCTTGAGCGAGTTGTCCCGGTGCACCGTGTCGATGGCGTCCCGGATGTCGTCGTACAGCTTGCCGTAGTCCACCCGCTGGCCCAGCGACTCCAGCAGCTCGATGATGCCGGCGAAGAGCCACGCCTCGGGCAGCGCGAAGAGCGTGTCGATCCACGCGAACTGGGGGTTCTTCAGCTTCACGCGCTGGTTGCGGTACAGCTTCTTCCACACCTCGCGATCCAGCGGCCTCAAGCCGTGCCAGGCCCGCCCCACGTAGCCGAAGCGATCCATCTTCAGCAGGTTGCCGTTCTCCTTGTCCACGGCGAGCCCGCGCATCACGAAGTGGTGGTCGTACTGGAGCTGGCCGACGACCGAGGGGTAGCCGCGCTCGCTGACGAGCTTCGCCAGCGTCATGTCATAGGCGAGCTGCTCCAGCCGGCGCATGTGGTAGATGGCCAGCGTGTAGTCCATGTCGAAGCCGATCAGCTCGACGCCGGCCATGCGCAGGTTGCGGTTGACGAAGATGTCCCGCGCGCGAGGCACCTGGCGCAGGGGCGCCCGGGGCACACTCAGCAGGCGGGCGAGCTCGGCGTCGGCGAAGAGCTGCTGGGCACGGCGCTCGGCCTGCTCGGCATTGGCCCGGTTGAGCGAGGAGCGGAAGCTGCCGTGGAGGGGATCCGAGGTCGTCGGGCTCCCCGGGATGGGTCCGGTCGGAGAGAGTTTCGGTGACACAGGACAGCAAGACATAACACGCCCCCCTCGGGCGCCACCATCCATACGGGTTGTCCACCTTGCGGGGTTGCGAGCGGGCGTGGCACGCTCGCGGGTCCGCAATGAGATCGCCCGCCAGACGTCCCCCCCCGTCCGACGCCGAGCTCCACGCGCGGCTCGCCGCCCGTATCGAGGCCCTGGAGGACCGTGTCCGCCAGCTCGAGGTCCGGGTGCGCGGCCCCGCCGTGGCGCGACGCGTCCGTGCGCAGGGCCCGGTACGTCGGAAGACGGCCGCTCCCCGTACGAGCAGCCGGCCCTCGCCGCGCTGCCCGGGCTGCACCCTGGAGCTGCCTCCCGGCCCCAAGGGCGAGGCGTGCGTCTGGTGCGGGTTCCAGTTCGACGCCGTCCGGTCCCGGAAGAGGAAGGGATGAGCACCGCCTACCGGTTGACCGGCCGCATCGAGGCTGGAGATCTCGCCGAGCTGTACGAGGCCGTCCAGGAGCCAGGGGGGCCCCGGGTCGTCATCAAGCTCTTCCACCCGAAGACGTCCGACCCGCGCTACGCCAGCACGCTGGCCGGGGTCTACAGCGTCCTCAACCCGCTCAACCCCGAGGGCATCGTCCCCGTCCTCGACATCGGCTTCGTCAAGCAGCGGCTCGCCGTGGTGCGCGACGCCGTCGAGGGCCACTCCCTGGGCACCGCGCTGTACCGGCTCAACACCAAGGAGGTCCTCCTCCCGCCGGCCACCGCGCTCTGGCTCATCATCCAGCTGCTCGAGTCCGTGGAGCGCGCCCACGCGGCGGGCGTCATCCACGGCTCCATCACCCCGGGCAACGTGCTGCTCTCGCGCGGCGGGCTGCCCTCGGTGTGCGACTTCGGGGCGTTGCAGGCGCTCCTGGCCGTGCCGGAGCTCAAGCGCGCCTTCGCCGGCCGGGGCCGCAGCGCCTACCGCGCCCCCGAGGTGGGCCGGGGCGAGCCCCCGGACGTGTTCTCGGACATCTACTCCATCGGCGCCATCGCCTACGAGCTGCTCACCCTGCGCGAGGCCGTCATCCCCGAGGGCGGCGTCAGCACCCGCCGCGCCGGCCTGCCTCCGCCCAGCCGCCTGGATCGGCGCCTGCACGCGCGGTTGGATCCGATCATCCTGCGCGCGCTGGAGGCCACGCCCTCGCGGCGCTTCCGCTCCTGCGCCGAGTTCGCCGCCTCGCTGCGCAACTTCCTGTCCACCCACGGGGGCCTGCCCGGCGCCGAGGACGCGCGCCGCTTCGTGGCCGAGCTCTTCCCCAACGAGATGGCCGCGGGGGCCGCGCCCGGCCCGGTGCCTTTCTCCGAGCGCTTCTCGCTCACGCCCATCTCCGGTGTGTCACTGGCGGAAGTGGGCGCCGACGCGCTGGAGAAGTCCGTGGTGGTACGGCCCTCGTTCAGCCCGGCCCTCAGCGAGGCCGATACCATGGAGGCCCCGCCCGCCTTCGAGGAGTACCAGCCCGAGCCCACCATGGCTCCCGGGCCCATCATGGACAGAGGCCTCCTGGACTCCACCCAGGTGCTCGGGGCCGAGGCCGCGAAGGAGGTGCTCGAGTCCACCTACGTGGGGCCCAGGGAGGGCGCCGCCGAGGTCACCCACTTCGGGAAGGACGGCACCCAGGTCCGCGCCCGGCTGAAGGAGGGCACCCAGGTCACCCGGGTGGAGCCCAAGGACGCCCCCGAGCCCGGCCGCTCCCAGGCACCAGGGGACGACGAGCAGACGTGGGTGGCACCTCCCGGGGCCGCGCCGTCCAAGCCGCGCCGCGCTCCCGTGTTGCCGGGGGGCGCCGCGCCCAGGGAAGTCACGCGCATCGGCAAGAATCCCCGCCTGCGCGTGGTGGAGGACTACTCCCGCCCCGAGCCGGAGCCGGAGCCGCGGCCCGAGCCCCACAAGCCTCCGGTGGATCCGGATGACTTGATCGACACCGCGAAGATCGAGCCGACGGGCGTGCGCATCCGTCCGCCGCTCTCCGAGGGCACGCAGACGCGCGCTCGTCTGCCTCCGTCACTGGTACGGGGCCATGTGTCCGAGCAGCCCCCGGCGGCCGAGCCGGATCGCTCGTACATCCCCATGCCGCCGCCCACGTCGCCCGAGGTGAAGGCGGCGGTGGCCCAGCGCCGCCTGTTCACCGAGGAGCGCAACCTCCTGGCGGATCTGCGGCGCCGGCGTCAGATGCTGGCCGTGGCCGGTGGCATCGCGCTGGTGGGGGTGGTGTGCTTCGCCTTCGCGGCGTGGAAGTTCTCGCAGCGCCCCCAGCTCGACACGGATCCCAAGGTGTCCGCGGTCAGCGGCGCCGTGGAGCAGTACCTCCAGATGCCGGATGCGCCGCCTTCCGGAGCCGGGAAACCGGGTTCCACCGCACCGCAGGATCCCGGGGGGGTCTCTCCCCAGAGCGGGATCGAGGAGGCTCCCAGGAGCTCGGTCGCGTACCTGTCGCTCGAGGCCAACCAGCCGGCGCGCGCCTATATCGACGGCGTGCGGGTGAAGCGCAACCTGCCGCTGGTGCGCTATCCGGTGAAGCCGGGCAACCGGGAGATCATCATCGAGACGATCGGCCTCCCGCGCCAGCGCGAGCTGTTCGAGGTGCGCCTGGAGCGCGGCGAGCACAAGAAGCTGGAGCAGCTCTTCAAGCCACCCCCCCACCGCTGAGGCCATGGACCGCACCCGCGTCTTCGTCGTCGAGGATCAGCCGAACCTGCTGCGCAACCTCCTCAAGGTGTTGGGGAGCTTTCCGGAGCTGGAGGTGGTGGGCAGCGCCCAGGATGGGGAGCAGGCGGTGGAGGAGGTGGTGCGGGTGCAGCCGCAGCTGGTGCTGTTGGACCTGGAGCTGCCGGGGTTCAACGGCATCGAGGTGACGCGGCGGGTGAAGCGCCGGGCGCCCGGGGTGGAGGTGCTCATCCTCACGTCCTTCGAGGACGAGCAGAAGGTGTACGAGGCCATTCAAGCGGGGGCCTCGGGGTACCTGGTGAAGCGGGTGGGGCCGGAGAAGATCCGCTCGGGCATCCGCGAGGTGATGGAGGGGGGCACGGTGCTCGAGCCCCTCATCGCGCGGCGCTTCTGGAACTACTTCCAGTCGATTCAGGCGAAGCCGCCCGAGGCGGAGAAGCAGAACCCCTGGGGCCTGACGCCGGCCGAGTTCGACGTGCTGCGCTACGTGGCCAAGGGCCTGTCCAACGCCGAGGTGGGGCGGGTGATGACGCTGGAGCGGCGCACGGTGCGCACGCACCTCTCACACATCTACCGGAAGATGGGCGTCAACTCGCACGTGGAGGCGGTGGTGCTGGCCCTGCGCGCGGGGCTCGTGGAGCTCTGAGCCCCGCCGCACCCGCGCGCTCACCAGCGCAGGGGCAGGGAGTCGAAGCCGCGGAAGGTCAGGCTGTGGCACTTGAGCCGTGGCTGCCGCGTCTCGTCCAGGCGCAGCCCGGGCAGGCGCTCCAGCAGCAGGGTGAGGCCGATCTCCAGCTCGCGGCGGGACAGGCCGGCCCCCATGCAGTGGTGCGCCCCGAAGCCGAACGAGGCGTGCTTCTGCTGCGTGCTGTCCCGGGTGATGTCGAAGCGATCCGGCTCCGGGAAGGCCGAGGGATCCCGGTTGGCCGAGGCCATCATCAGGAAGACGAGCTGTCCCTTGCGCAGCTGCTTGCCATGCCACTCGAAGTCCTCGCCGGCCACGCGGGTGATGGAGGGCACCGCCGAGGTGTAGCGCAGCATCTCCTCCACCGCCGACTTCATCAGCCCCATGTCCGCCCGCAGCTTCTGGAGCTGATCGGGGTGGGTGAGCAGATCGTAGAGGCCGTTGCAGAGCTGATCGGTGGTGGTGGTGTGCCCGGCGAACATGATGAGGCAGATGTTGGCCACCAGCTCCTCCGGGGTCATCCGGCCCTCGGCCTCCGCCTGGATCATCAGGCTGAGCGAGTCCGTACCAGGGTTGCGGCGGCGCTCCTCGATGACGGGCAGCAGCAACTGCTTCATCTCCACCATGGCCTGGTTGGCGTTGGTGGCCAGCTCCACCGGGTTGGCGCCCACGGCGGGGGCGCTGAAATCGGCCAGGTACTCGGACCAGCGCTTGAAGCGGGCGCGATCCGCGAGCGGGACGTTGATCAGCTCGGCCAGGGCGAGCGCGGGCATCGGGAAGGCGATGTCCTTGAGCAGATCCATGTGGCCCTGGGGATACACCTCGTCCAGCAGCTCGCGCATGATGCGGTGGACGGTGGGGCGCATGTCGTCCAGCTTCTGGTTGGAGAAGCCCGTGAGCGTCTGCCGGCGCAGCCGCACGTGCTCCGAGCCATCCTTCATGAACATCTGATGCTGGATGGTCCCCAGGAACTCCCGGGCGACATTCGGGTCGACCCCCTGGAGCTGGTACTCGAAGAGCTGTCCGCGGGAGGCGCTCAGGCGCGGATCCCGGAAGCCCTCCATCACGTCGTCATGGCGGGTGATGAACCACGCCTGCATCGGCTCCACGAAATGAACCGGATCGTTCTCCCGCAGATCCTTGTAGAGCGGGATGGGATTGCGCAGGTTCTCGGGGCTGAAGAGGTTGCGGTCGGTAACGGTGGAGCCAGTCATGGCGCGGCACAGTAGTTGCCGCTCCATGCACTGTCGAGGTCAGGGCGTGTTGCCGCGCACCAGCCGCAGGTGGCGCTTTCCGCGGCGCGCACCGCCCGCGTAGGCACCCGGGGAGTGCGGCACGTAGGGCTGATCGCGCAGGCCGTCCTTGCGGCTCCAGTCCTTGGGCGCGAGCGGATCCGACGGCCCGCGCAGTCCCGAGCGGAGGATGACCCCGAAGAGCACCGTCAGCAGCAGGGAGACGGTGATGAGCGTCAGGCTGGAGTTGGTGAAGAGCCCATCGAGCGCGGGCGACGGATCCGGCATGAAGAGCATGGCGCCGAGCAGCATCCACCACAGTCCACACACCAGCAGGCACGTGCTGCCGAACCAGATCTTCACCCGCGACCAGAAGGTGCGCCGCGGGGGGAAGGGCGTGGGGGTGGCTCCGCGCTGCACGGGATACTGCCGGGACGGCTCTTCTTCGTGGGCGAGTCTCGCCAGGGCGTGCTCCGGGAGGGTTCCGCTCCTGCGCATGCCGCGCGCCGGGAAGGCGAGGGTGGCCCCATGGCGCCAACGCATCGCCGCGATGGCCAGCACCAGCAGCACGAAGGCGGCGAAGGCGGTGGGGCCCATCCGGCTGGCCCCGTAGGCCCCGTGAATCACCAGGGCGCAGACGAGCGCGGGGAGCAGCAGCCGGAAGCGGGGGGGCGGAGACGCCAGCATGAAGTGAACGGTAGCAGAGATGCGCAGCCGCTCCAGTTTGCCA
The sequence above is drawn from the Archangium gephyra genome and encodes:
- a CDS encoding HAD-IG family 5'-nucleotidase — translated: MSCCPVSPKLSPTGPIPGSPTTSDPLHGSFRSSLNRANAEQAERRAQQLFADAELARLLSVPRAPLRQVPRARDIFVNRNLRMAGVELIGFDMDYTLAIYHMRRLEQLAYDMTLAKLVSERGYPSVVGQLQYDHHFVMRGLAVDKENGNLLKMDRFGYVGRAWHGLRPLDREVWKKLYRNQRVKLKNPQFAWIDTLFALPEAWLFAGIIELLESLGQRVDYGKLYDDIRDAIDTVHRDNSLKREVRKELGRYIFQDPELGPALHKLRSGGKRLFLLTNSAWDYTDAVMRYLLDGQLAEYPSWRNYFDYIVTLAAKPAFFSEQRPFLELETAGPGEEARVVGQATSVERGKVYQGGNLLQFEQQTGYAGECVLYVGDHIYGDILKSKKTSLWRTCMVVQEIEDEITYTDGQRERILRLADVELARERLDDEVAHHKGQLNVLDRKLERGDLEPEATARLEEERRKVKAELDKLRWALREATEIADTLECEVEEGFNPYWGLLFKEGHENSRFGEQVERYACLYTSRVSNFLHDSPVQYYRSPRELMPHEHAGSWSAKLSPVGSEGPAKGDP
- a CDS encoding serine/threonine protein kinase, encoding MSTAYRLTGRIEAGDLAELYEAVQEPGGPRVVIKLFHPKTSDPRYASTLAGVYSVLNPLNPEGIVPVLDIGFVKQRLAVVRDAVEGHSLGTALYRLNTKEVLLPPATALWLIIQLLESVERAHAAGVIHGSITPGNVLLSRGGLPSVCDFGALQALLAVPELKRAFAGRGRSAYRAPEVGRGEPPDVFSDIYSIGAIAYELLTLREAVIPEGGVSTRRAGLPPPSRLDRRLHARLDPIILRALEATPSRRFRSCAEFAASLRNFLSTHGGLPGAEDARRFVAELFPNEMAAGAAPGPVPFSERFSLTPISGVSLAEVGADALEKSVVVRPSFSPALSEADTMEAPPAFEEYQPEPTMAPGPIMDRGLLDSTQVLGAEAAKEVLESTYVGPREGAAEVTHFGKDGTQVRARLKEGTQVTRVEPKDAPEPGRSQAPGDDEQTWVAPPGAAPSKPRRAPVLPGGAAPREVTRIGKNPRLRVVEDYSRPEPEPEPRPEPHKPPVDPDDLIDTAKIEPTGVRIRPPLSEGTQTRARLPPSLVRGHVSEQPPAAEPDRSYIPMPPPTSPEVKAAVAQRRLFTEERNLLADLRRRRQMLAVAGGIALVGVVCFAFAAWKFSQRPQLDTDPKVSAVSGAVEQYLQMPDAPPSGAGKPGSTAPQDPGGVSPQSGIEEAPRSSVAYLSLEANQPARAYIDGVRVKRNLPLVRYPVKPGNREIIIETIGLPRQRELFEVRLERGEHKKLEQLFKPPPHR
- a CDS encoding response regulator, giving the protein MDRTRVFVVEDQPNLLRNLLKVLGSFPELEVVGSAQDGEQAVEEVVRVQPQLVLLDLELPGFNGIEVTRRVKRRAPGVEVLILTSFEDEQKVYEAIQAGASGYLVKRVGPEKIRSGIREVMEGGTVLEPLIARRFWNYFQSIQAKPPEAEKQNPWGLTPAEFDVLRYVAKGLSNAEVGRVMTLERRTVRTHLSHIYRKMGVNSHVEAVVLALRAGLVEL
- a CDS encoding cytochrome P450, with protein sequence MERQLLCRAMTGSTVTDRNLFSPENLRNPIPLYKDLRENDPVHFVEPMQAWFITRHDDVMEGFRDPRLSASRGQLFEYQLQGVDPNVAREFLGTIQHQMFMKDGSEHVRLRRQTLTGFSNQKLDDMRPTVHRIMRELLDEVYPQGHMDLLKDIAFPMPALALAELINVPLADRARFKRWSEYLADFSAPAVGANPVELATNANQAMVEMKQLLLPVIEERRRNPGTDSLSLMIQAEAEGRMTPEELVANICLIMFAGHTTTTDQLCNGLYDLLTHPDQLQKLRADMGLMKSAVEEMLRYTSAVPSITRVAGEDFEWHGKQLRKGQLVFLMMASANRDPSAFPEPDRFDITRDSTQQKHASFGFGAHHCMGAGLSRRELEIGLTLLLERLPGLRLDETRQPRLKCHSLTFRGFDSLPLRW